The Calorimonas adulescens genome has a segment encoding these proteins:
- a CDS encoding peptidase U32 family protein, whose translation MGKILELLAPAGNFDALKAVIDNGADAVYLGGKRFNMRMHRKDMNFDDEDLEMAVSYAHSNGVRIYVTLNNLYNQREIEDVAVYLEYLKAVAPDALIVQDLSALKLLRDMDINIQVHASVMMNVHNRETAMTLKELGVTRFVACREMDLKTLKKIKEDVGIEIEYFIHGDMCYAESGQCLTSGIVLGKSSNRGQCLKPCRWAYGLYRDNRLIRDGYLLAVKDMCMLPHIPQLAEAEVDSLKVEGRMRGAEYIGEIIGIYRRAIDSYMKDPAGWALDMEDYKRLYDKRAREFSTAFAFGNPGPSYVDETGRREPKIFTRSAREHHIEVGEASPFECGKDMSIPKLAVRVRDVDSAMAAIEAGAERIIIGGEAFCPARPFKKQDIKGLIEDSDRYGVEIGLAMPRITMNREILEYRELLRYLKDTPPDVVYVSNLGSYRLVREEADWSVCADYSFNIMNDITISLLKELGFGQATLSLEATFAELKEIKPIIPLELIVQGPIEGMVSDNCLLGSPYSCDKGCRDGGFYLKDETGGLRRVGVDQYCRNHIFLEAELCLLPYLKDVLSLPLASIRVEGRLYNADQVETVVGLYRKSIDSICNGGEFDWNDFKLLREAAGFNQGLGIFRFDEIKKRGNRSAELYRT comes from the coding sequence ATGGGGAAAATATTGGAACTCCTGGCACCAGCCGGGAATTTTGATGCCCTCAAAGCTGTCATTGATAATGGAGCTGATGCAGTTTATCTGGGTGGTAAAAGGTTTAATATGAGGATGCACAGAAAGGACATGAACTTTGACGATGAGGATTTGGAGATGGCTGTATCCTACGCTCACAGTAATGGGGTGAGGATATATGTTACGTTAAACAACCTGTATAACCAGCGTGAGATTGAAGATGTTGCTGTATACCTTGAGTATTTAAAGGCTGTTGCACCTGATGCCTTGATAGTACAGGACCTTTCTGCTTTAAAGCTCCTCAGGGATATGGATATTAATATACAGGTACATGCCAGCGTTATGATGAATGTGCACAACAGGGAGACTGCAATGACCTTAAAAGAACTTGGCGTTACAAGATTTGTTGCCTGCAGGGAGATGGATTTAAAGACGCTAAAGAAGATTAAAGAGGATGTCGGTATAGAGATAGAATATTTCATTCATGGAGACATGTGCTATGCGGAAAGTGGCCAGTGCCTCACATCAGGCATAGTCTTGGGTAAGAGCAGTAACAGAGGACAGTGCTTGAAACCATGCAGATGGGCATATGGACTTTATAGAGATAACAGGCTTATACGCGATGGGTATCTTTTGGCGGTAAAGGATATGTGTATGCTCCCTCATATACCACAGCTGGCTGAGGCCGAGGTGGATTCTTTAAAAGTGGAGGGAAGGATGAGGGGAGCCGAATACATAGGTGAGATCATTGGTATATACAGGAGAGCAATTGATAGCTACATGAAGGACCCTGCAGGATGGGCCCTTGATATGGAAGACTACAAAAGATTATACGATAAGAGGGCGAGGGAATTTAGCACGGCCTTTGCCTTTGGCAATCCAGGGCCATCTTATGTAGATGAGACCGGTAGGAGGGAGCCTAAAATATTTACAAGGTCTGCCAGGGAACACCATATAGAGGTTGGCGAGGCTTCGCCGTTTGAGTGTGGAAAGGATATGTCAATCCCCAAGCTTGCGGTGAGGGTTAGGGATGTGGATTCAGCCATGGCAGCTATAGAGGCAGGAGCTGAAAGGATTATCATAGGCGGGGAGGCGTTTTGTCCGGCCAGGCCGTTTAAAAAGCAGGATATAAAAGGACTTATTGAGGATAGTGATAGATACGGTGTGGAGATAGGCCTGGCCATGCCACGCATAACCATGAATAGGGAAATTCTGGAATACAGAGAGCTTTTAAGGTATCTTAAGGACACCCCGCCAGACGTTGTCTACGTGTCAAACCTGGGTTCATACAGGTTGGTAAGAGAAGAGGCTGACTGGTCTGTATGTGCTGACTATTCCTTTAATATCATGAATGACATAACCATTTCGCTTTTAAAAGAGCTTGGGTTTGGCCAGGCCACCCTGTCCTTAGAGGCGACCTTTGCAGAACTAAAAGAAATAAAACCCATCATTCCTTTAGAACTTATTGTCCAGGGCCCCATAGAGGGGATGGTATCCGACAACTGCCTGCTGGGTAGCCCATACTCATGTGACAAAGGGTGCAGAGATGGTGGGTTCTACCTTAAGGATGAGACAGGAGGACTTAGGAGGGTGGGGGTTGACCAGTACTGCAGAAACCACATCTTTCTTGAGGCGGAGCTCTGCCTGCTGCCATACCTTAAAGATGTCTTAAGCCTTCCTCTTGCCAGTATAAGGGTGGAGGGCAGGCTCTATAATGCAGACCAGGTTGAAACAGTTGTAGGTTTGTACAGGAAAAGCATTGATAGTATATGCAATGGTGGCGAGTTTGACTGGAATGACTTCAAGCTGTTAAGAGAAGCAGCAGGTTTCAACCAGGGCCTTGGCATTTTCAGGTTTGATGAGATTAAAAAGAGGGGGAATAGGAGTGCCGAATTATATAGGACCTGA
- a CDS encoding aspartate aminotransferase family protein, producing the protein MPNYIGPDRIIEKKQRYMIPCLYHFYERPMQIVKGEMQFLYDSEGNKYLDFYSGVSTINCGHCNPAITERVCEQVKTLQHVSSIYLTQPVVDVAERLAEIAPGKLKRSFFVNSGSEANEGAILLAKVYTHDSEVLALRNSLHGRTQLTISLTGLSFWRTEPNPVGGISFVPNPYCYRCPLNLKYPDCDIACAQEVERVIETSTSRNVAAFIVEPIQGNGGIITPPPEYFKEVKRILDKYGILLIADEVQTGFGRTGKMFCMEHFGVSPDIMSVAKALGNGMPIGAFITTDEIAECFTRPGSSTLGGNPVSMAAALATLDYIEENDLPGRAARLGDYLRSRLIELKNKHRIIGDVRGLGLMQGAELVHEDRSPAVKEIDIILEKLKDRGVLLGKVGEFRNVLAFQPPLIIEKEDIDQVIETLNEVLVEME; encoded by the coding sequence GTGCCGAATTATATAGGACCTGATAGGATTATTGAAAAGAAACAGAGGTATATGATACCATGTCTTTACCATTTCTATGAGAGGCCCATGCAGATAGTAAAAGGTGAGATGCAGTTTCTTTATGACAGTGAGGGCAATAAATACCTTGACTTTTATTCCGGGGTGTCCACCATAAACTGCGGACACTGCAACCCTGCAATAACAGAGAGGGTATGCGAGCAGGTAAAGACACTACAGCACGTGTCGTCCATCTACCTGACCCAACCGGTAGTGGACGTTGCCGAGAGACTGGCCGAGATTGCACCTGGCAAACTAAAAAGGAGTTTTTTTGTAAACAGCGGCAGTGAAGCCAACGAGGGGGCAATCCTTCTGGCTAAGGTATACACCCATGACAGTGAGGTGCTGGCCTTAAGGAACAGCCTTCACGGCAGGACGCAGCTTACCATTAGCCTTACGGGTCTTTCTTTCTGGAGGACAGAGCCGAACCCGGTAGGTGGAATAAGCTTTGTGCCAAACCCTTACTGCTACAGGTGTCCGCTAAACCTCAAATACCCTGACTGTGATATTGCCTGTGCCCAAGAGGTGGAGAGGGTCATAGAGACATCCACATCAAGGAACGTGGCTGCCTTTATTGTAGAACCCATTCAAGGGAATGGAGGGATAATCACCCCACCACCTGAGTATTTCAAAGAGGTAAAGAGAATACTGGATAAGTATGGAATACTCCTTATAGCCGATGAAGTCCAGACAGGATTTGGAAGAACTGGGAAAATGTTCTGCATGGAACATTTCGGGGTGTCTCCAGATATTATGAGTGTGGCCAAGGCCCTTGGCAACGGTATGCCCATAGGAGCCTTTATAACTACCGATGAAATTGCAGAATGCTTTACCAGGCCAGGCTCATCCACACTGGGGGGCAACCCCGTCTCCATGGCGGCAGCCCTGGCGACCTTAGACTACATCGAAGAAAATGACCTGCCCGGCAGGGCGGCCAGGCTTGGGGACTATTTGAGAAGCAGGCTCATAGAGCTTAAAAATAAGCACAGGATTATAGGAGATGTAAGGGGCCTTGGCCTTATGCAGGGTGCAGAACTGGTGCATGAGGACAGGAGCCCTGCAGTAAAGGAGATAGATATAATCCTTGAAAAGCTTAAGGATAGGGGCGTACTTCTGGGCAAGGTTGGTGAGTTTAGGAATGTGCTGGCTTTCCAGCCACCGCTTATTATAGAAAAAGAGGATATCGACCAGGTCATCGAGACGTTAAATGAGGTATTGGTAGAAATGGAGTAG